A window of the Cryptomeria japonica unplaced genomic scaffold, Sugi_1.0 HiC_scaffold_13, whole genome shotgun sequence genome harbors these coding sequences:
- the LOC131028542 gene encoding protein MNN4-like, whose product MAASSEKTAPLNNRQGGGNNEIVEVFSIPISTKKRKRGEESKNERHTSSKGKEKQEKPTPASAAKKVRFQEEVTTETKEIDERENSILKRRKESSLVENDKKKDEGKEKHSSVEVLDHIHTKNMIEGCVKSMISEAKQEFGKENKSIMDAFQNKARQGNEKQAQRVSLLQAQG is encoded by the exons ATGGCGGCTTCTTCAGAGAAAACCGCGCCATTAAATAATAGGCAGGGCGGAGGGAACAATGAAATTGTTGAGGTTTTTTCAATACCCATTTCAACGAAGAAGCGCAAGAGAGGAGAGGAGTCGAAAAATGAGAGGCATACAAGTAGCAAAGGCAAGGAGAAACAAGAAAAACCTACACCCGCCTCCGCTGCAAAGAAAGTCAGATTCCAGGAGGAGGTAACAACTgagaccaaagaaattgatgaaagGGAAAACAGCATTTTGAAAAGGAGAAAAGAGAGCAGTCTGGTGGAGAATGATAAAAAAAAAGATGAAGGGAAAGAAAAACACTCAAGTGTTGAG GTGCTGGATCACATTCACACCAAGAATATGATTGAGGGGTGTGTGAAATCTATGATAAGTGAAGCAAAACAAGAATTTGGGAAAGAGAACAAGAGTATTATGGATGCCTTTCAAAATAAGGCGAGACAAGGAAATGAGAAGCAAGCGCAAAGGGTCAGCCTCTTACAAGCACAGGGCTGA